One genomic segment of Oncorhynchus nerka isolate Pitt River linkage group LG16, Oner_Uvic_2.0, whole genome shotgun sequence includes these proteins:
- the LOC115143869 gene encoding vesicular glutamate transporter 1-like gives MEIRPDRFKIVAGKTLGKLHKILEKRQENGETIELTDEGQAVIVEEKEMPVVDCTCFGLPRRYIIAILSGLGFCISFGIRCNLGVAIVSMVNNQTIYKGDKPILVKAQFNWEPETVGMIHGSFFWGYIVTQIPGGFICQKFAANRVFGFAIVATSCLNMLIPSAARTHIGCVILVRICQGLVEGVSYPACHGIWAKWAPPLERSRLATTAFCGSYAGAVIAMPLAGVLVQYSGWSSVFYVYGSFGIFWYLFWILVSYESPAAHPTITEEEQKYIEEAIGMSAANATPVTKWNTPWRAFFTSMPVYAIIVANFCRSWTFYLLLISQPAYFEEVFGFEISKVGLVSALPHLVMTIIVPIGGQLADYLRTNKIMSTTNVRKMMNCGGFGMEATLLLVVGFSHTKAVAITFLVLAVGFSGFAISGFNVNHLDIAPRYASILMGISNGVGTLSGMVCPLIVGAMTKHKTREEWQYVFLIAALVHYGGVIFYGLFASGEKQWWAEPEQLSDDKCGILDEDELANETEELYRTSGGGGYGATSQAPDPNGGGGGGGGGAGTWVSDWDKTEELVQPPGTNSYLHGGEEDRELT, from the exons AATCCTAGAGAAGCGGCAGGAAAATGGCGAGACAATCGAGCTCACCGATGAGGGTCAGGCAGTTATcgtggaggagaaggagatgcCCGTGGTGGACTGCACCTGTTTCGGCCTGCCCCGACGCTACATCATCGCCATCCTCTCTGGCCTGGGCTTCTGCATCTCCTTCGGTATCCGATGCAACTTGGGCGTTGCCATCGTCAGCATGGTCAACAACCAAACCATCTACAAGGGCGACAAGCCGATTCTTGTG AAAGCTCAGTTCAACTGGGAACCAGAAACGGTCGGAATGATCCATGGGTCATTTTTCTGGGGATACATAGTAACCCAAATACCCGGGGGATTCATCTGTCAAAAATTTGCAGCCAACAG AGTCTTTGGTTTTGCCATAGTGGCCACCTCATGCCTGAATATGTTGATCCCATCGGCAGCACGAACTCACATTGGATGCGTTATCCTTGTCAGGATATGTCAAGGACTCGTGGAG GGTGTTTCATACCCAGCATGCCACGGCATCTGGGCAAAATGGGCCCCGCCTCTTGAAAGAAGTCGATTGGCCACAACAGCCTTTTGTG GGTCCTATGCAGGAGCCGTGATAGCCATGCCACTGGCTGGAGTGCTAGTCCAGTACTCAGGGTGGTCATCTGTCTTCTACGTCTACG GCAGCTTTGGGATCTTCTGGTATCTCTTCTGGATCCTGGTGTCATACGAGAGTCCGGCAGCCCACCCTACCATCACAGAAGAGGAGCAGAAATACATTGAGGAGGCAATCGGAATGTCAGCCGCTAATGCCACACCTGTTACG AAATGGAACACGCCTTGGAGAGCCTTTTTCACTTCGATGCCGGTCTACGCCATCATCGTGGCCAATTTCTGTAGAAGCTGGACCTTCTACTTGCTCCTCATCAGCCAACCTgcatattttgaggaagtgttcgGGTTCGAGATCAGCAAG GTGGGCTTGGTGTCGGCGCTCCCCCATCTAGTGATGACCATCATCGTGCCGATCGGGGGCCAGCTGGCTGACTACCTGCGCACAAACAAAATCATGAGCACCACCAATGTCAGGAAGATGATGAACTGTGGAG GTTTCGGAATGGAagccaccctactgctagtggtCGGGTTTTCTCATACGAAAGCTGTGGCTATCACCTTTTTGGTTTTGGCTGTGGGCTTCAGTGGGTTCGCTATTTCAG GCTTTAATGTGAACCATCTGGACATTGCTCCCCGCTATGCCAGTATCCTCATGGGCATCTCCAACGGTGTGGGCACTTTGTCTGGCATGGTGTGCCCGCTCATTGTTGGCGCCATGACCAAACATAAG ACGCGGGAAGAGTGGCAGTATGTGTTTCTCATTGCTGCACTTGTTCATTACGGCGGTGTTATATTCtatg GACTTTTTGCCTCCGGAGAAAAGCAGTGGTGGGCAGAGCCTGAGCAACTTAGCGATGACAAGTGTGGAATTCTGGatgaggatgagctggccaacgAGACGGAGGAGTTGTACCGTACTAGCGGAGGAGGAGGCTACGGAGCAACGAGCCAAGCCCCGGATcccaatggaggaggaggaggaggaggaggaggtgcaggAACCTGGGTTTCAGACTGGGACAAGACTGAAGAGCTAGTACAACCACCAGGAACCAATAGTTACCtacatggaggagaggaagacagggagctaacataG